CCACGCGCGGCGCGGGGCGTCCACGTCAGGCCTGGACACTCACGGAGGCTGGCCACAGCCGTTTCCCCGATGCCCATTCCAATCTCACCATTCAGTTGATCGGCTCGATTCGCCAGCTTTTCGGCGAGGACGGTCTCGACCGTCTGATTACGCAACGCGCTCTCGAGACGCGCGCCCACTACAAGCGCGCCATCGATCCGTTGCCGGGACTGGCGGCACGGATGGAAAAACTCGCGGAGATCCGTTCGGCGGAGGGGTATATGGCGCGCGTGGAGCGCGACGGCGACGACTGGCTGCTGATCGAGGATCACTGCCCGATCTGTGCCGCCGCGAAAACGTGTCAGGGTTTTTGCCGCACGGAACTCGATCTGTTTCAGGAGTTGGTCGGCGAGCGCGGCACCGTTTCGCGCGAAACACACATCCTCGCAGGCGGACAACGCTGCACATATCGGGTGAAACCGGGCGCAGCCGGCTGAACCCGAATGAAAGCGCCGGCACGAAAACGCCGCCGGCGCGTTGATGCCTCAGTGGCTTGGCGGCC
This is a stretch of genomic DNA from Pandoraea faecigallinarum. It encodes these proteins:
- a CDS encoding helix-turn-helix transcriptional regulator, which translates into the protein MKTQGPASTAEVASGLGITAEAARQQVQKLVADGLLAGETMPTRGAGRPRQAWTLTEAGHSRFPDAHSNLTIQLIGSIRQLFGEDGLDRLITQRALETRAHYKRAIDPLPGLAARMEKLAEIRSAEGYMARVERDGDDWLLIEDHCPICAAAKTCQGFCRTELDLFQELVGERGTVSRETHILAGGQRCTYRVKPGAAG